One part of the Oceanihabitans sp. IOP_32 genome encodes these proteins:
- a CDS encoding TetR/AcrR family transcriptional regulator → MAKTKDENTEGQILDAAKDVFQAKGMAGARMQEIADKAGINKAMLHYYYRSKQLLFEAVFKSAFSLLAPQLNAILNDDSSIEDKIKSFTSNYISFIIKHPYLPNFIIQELNRNPEFILKLTEKKGFPNLEKFKIQIDNDVKNGLIKPISAEQLFINILALNIFPFLAKPLIMALTKTDDKNYKQLMEDRKTEVSSFIINSIKKH, encoded by the coding sequence ATGGCGAAAACAAAAGACGAAAACACCGAAGGACAAATTTTAGATGCTGCGAAAGATGTCTTTCAGGCCAAAGGCATGGCTGGAGCACGTATGCAAGAAATAGCAGATAAGGCAGGCATTAACAAAGCCATGCTTCATTATTATTACAGAAGCAAACAACTGCTGTTTGAGGCGGTTTTTAAAAGTGCCTTTTCATTATTGGCACCGCAATTAAATGCGATTCTAAACGATGATTCTTCTATTGAAGACAAAATAAAAAGCTTCACATCAAACTATATTTCATTCATTATTAAGCATCCATATTTACCAAATTTTATCATTCAGGAATTAAATAGAAATCCAGAGTTTATTTTAAAATTGACCGAAAAGAAAGGCTTTCCAAATCTTGAAAAGTTTAAAATACAAATAGATAATGACGTTAAAAACGGTCTCATTAAACCCATAAGTGCAGAACAATTATTCATTAACATTTTAGCGCTTAACATTTTCCCTTTTCTAGCGAAACCTTTAATCATGGCACTTACCAAAACAGATGATAAAAACTACAAACAACTCATGGAAGATCGAAAAACAGAAGTTTCTAGCTTTATTATTAATTCGATAAAGAAACACTAA